In one Carassius carassius chromosome 14, fCarCar2.1, whole genome shotgun sequence genomic region, the following are encoded:
- the lrrc9 gene encoding leucine-rich repeat-containing protein 9 isoform X3: protein MTENEKQKLTGDEEIIKELCVSNGLCYEKVCQEGSAEMVLAMFFSGFPRMVGLSLFPRLSSLTIVGQSISSIQGLEYCPLLKELWVVECKLNEISGLHNCVHLQKLFLYDNNIQQITNLEMLVNLHVLWLNKNEISDIQGLNSLVNLKELNLADNAVETLGHCLDSNISLHNLNLSGNKISSFKELTHLARLPRLRYLSLKDPQSIPNPLCLLYNYYIHILYHMPHLQRLDTYDISSKHIKDTAESTVLKKMMYYTMRVRCAQRQFDELKAKLRKQRKDQIQLPEERIHVLTHMLRNMECELSHVQSVGKKTGEHEDLTSDFGNNPSHEQRLQHKLDALKDRLRFWERHLEEVEACHQLNVSLASDRRDMMVHFLLLELETVGNIRFEEGNTGEPWYHMFTSCYDLLLSRFCAWDYKPHNISGIKINRIIRIHNRAQRQRFQDKVHSLLCRQEPSPFSQNYKRCMEYLFYVPDPEHSCESDEILPILENGFKTADAYKALGRERAIPLSNSVSLSDQLRMTFMQKKSCSTSGSSPVDILPFRHGQLIISKVFLGRSAAVKEGLPIDCDLYPKANSVYLSTCSKEQKHTAQKAPDMLCPSSLADSCDCIQQQKLWYMFDNEMVLPEYLVDFEYVTQDTFQHSPDSPSCSHESPADAPSVSRAELDLDEEALNMEPVLKPHPKLLSLDEKSTLTVARANVLSQITVLNLHGNSLNKLPEISRLTALKQLTLSFNELTHLDDISHMPNLEYLDVSFNHISSLEGLRGLSQLIELDLRWNQLTRIRDDMNVLRKHTPALLRLDTRHNPWHRNECVRVVVIGRLKSLTYLDDVFVLEEEAAAAVQVAARSRINQASLMTHSRTDSERPHSLSLLSSAHLLTQISPSPWKHSQELEPGWTTKITALNLDGLRLTRLSNLERLVNLRWASFDINELTRIEGLEHCTLLEELSLNNNSISRLEGLCAMHRLTRLSINSNHLQCLDGDVLDQLPNLHFLSVENNIISSLHGLQRSRSLFELYVGNNDISTTRDIYHLKALSSLIILDLYGNPLVNKLENYRIYMVFHLPSLKALDGVAVETCESETAKDVFEGRLNADMVAEKLGYTNYRDLSELNLQSSSVKMVDLAPADLFSNLRSINLDHNNLTSFSGLIFLPNIKVLSLNYNHIESVLPRQKVQSHMSNKQILHHKVSSSGYGQQNSRPSREGLSDNLEPLMSSLEVLHLGYNGISNLINLQISRLTNLRALFLQGNDISQVDGLDGLQKLRELVLDRNRIKSLSENSFCGQGVLLDLHLAENRIRELNHLQPLTELRRLFLDMNKILDILELEKLEVLPSLMELSVVGNPVARRSLHRPAAVLHLSTLQVLDGMTVTLEERTRAELLNNEAQGSSSGGEVTLPGLVPLVTRPAPLRGAGMHSLIPDQQDDTHDTSR from the exons ATGACAGAGAATGAGAAGCAGAAACTAACCGGAGACGAAGAAATTATAAAAGAACTG TGTGTGTCCAACGGACTCTGCTATGAGAAGGTGTGTCAGGAGGGGAGTGCTGAAATGGTTCTGGCGATGTTTTTCTCTGGGTTCCCGCGCATGGTGGGTCTCTCTCTTTTCCCTAGATTGTCCAGTCTCACTATTGTTGGCCAGAGCATCAGCTCAATCCAGGGTCTGGAGTACTGCCCACTCCTCAAAGAATTATGGGTAGTGgagtgcaaactgaat GAAATCTCTGGCCTACATAACTGTGTGCATTTGCAGAAATTATTTCTGTACGACAACAACATCCAGCAGATTACAAATCTAGAGATGCTGGTTAACCTTCACGTCCTGTGGCTTAATAAGAACGAGATCTCTGACATACAG GGATTGAATTCACTTGTAAACCTTAAAGAGTTGAATCTTGCTGATAATGCTGTTGAGACTCTTG GTCATTGTCTGGATTCCAACATCAGTCTCCATAATCTAAACCTCTCAGGGAACAAAATCAGTTCCTTCAAG GAATTGACCCATCTGGCTCGACTGCCCCGTCTACGGTACCTGAGTCTGAAGGACCCTCAATCCATTCCAAACCCGCTGTGTCTGCTCTATAATTACTACATACACATCCTATATCACATGCCACACCTGCAGCGCTTGGACACATATGACATATCCAGCAAGCATATCAAAGACACTGCAGAG TCCACAGTGCTGAAGAAAATGATGTATTACACCATGCGGGTACGTTGTGCACAAAGACAGTTTGATGAACTCAAAGCCAAGCTCAGGAAGCAGAGGAAAGACCAGATACAACTACCAGAGGAGAGAATACATGTGCTAACACACATGCTCAGAAAT ATGGAGTGTGAGCTGTCCCATGTGCAGTCTGTTGGTAAGAAGACAGGAGAACATGAAGACTTGACCTCTGACTTTGGTAATAACCCCAGTCATGAGCAGAGACTGCAGCACAAACTGGATGCTCTTAAAGACCGACTGAGATTCTGGGAGCGGCACCTGGAGGA GGTAGAAGCATGTCACCAGCTAAATGTGTCTTTGGCCTCAGATAGAAGGGATATGATGGTGCACTTTCTGCTTTTGGAGCTGGAAACTGTGGGGAACATTCGCTTTGAGGAGGGAAACACCGGCGAACCTTGGTACCACAT GTTCACATCATGTTATGATCTCTTGCTGTCCCGTTTCTGTGCATGGGATTATAAACCTCACAACATCTCTGGCATTAAGATCAATCGAATCATTCGTATCCATAACCGAGCTCAGCGGCAACGCTTCCAGGACAAAGTACACTCTCTGCTCTGCAGACAGGAACCTTCACCGTTCTCACA gAACTATAAACGCTGCATGGAGTATCTGTTCTACGTGCCCGATCCAGAACATTCCTGTGAAAGTGATGAGATACTTCCAATCCtagaaaatggttttaaaacTGCTGATGCATATAAG GCATTAGGCAGAGAGAGAGCCATCCCCCTCTCTAACAGTGTCAGTTTGTCTGATCAACTGCGTATGACATTTATGCAGAAGAAGAGTTGCTCGACATCAGGAAGTAGCCCTGTAGATATTCTTCCCTTCAGACATG gtCAGTTGATCATTTCTAAAGTGTTCCTGGGCCGCAGTGCTGCAGTGAAGGAGGGTCTCCCAATAGATTGTGATCTTTATCCTAAAGCAAATTCTGTTTACCTCAGTACCTGCTCTAAAGAGCAAAAGCACACAGCACAAAAAGCCCCTG ACATGCTGTGTCCTTCCAGCCTGGCGGACAGCTGCGACTGTATACAGCAGCAGAAACTGTGGTACATGTTTGACAATGAAATGGTGCTCCCAGAGTACCTTGTAGACTTTGAATATGTAACACAG GATACATTTCAGCACTCTCCAGACTCCCCGTCTTGTTCTCATGAATCCCCAGCTGATGCCCCATCTGTGTCCCGAGCTGAGCTGGACCTGGACGAGGAGGCATTAAATATGGAACCCGTCCTGAAGCCTCACCCCAAGCTGCTCAGTCTAGATGAGAAATCCACACTGACAGTGGCCAGAGCAAACGTCCTCAGTCAGATCACA GTGCTGAATCTACATGGCAACAGTCTGAATAAACTACCTGAGATTTCTCGACTCACAGCTCTAAAGCAACTGACCCTCAGCTTCAATGAGCTCACTCATCTGGACGATATTTCACATATG CCAAACTTGGAATACCTGGATGTTAGTTTTAACCATATTTCCTCTCTGGAGGGTTTGCGTGGACTTAGTCAACTCATAGAACTGGATCTTCGCTGGAATCAATTGACTCGAATCAGGGATGACATGAATGTTTTGCGTAAACACACCCCTGCCCTGCTCCGTCTGGACACACGGCACAATCCTTGGCATAGG AACGAATGTGTGCGTGTGGTGGTTATTGGTCGACTGAAGTCTCTCACATATTTGGATGATGTTTTCGTGTTGGAGGAGGAAGCGGCTGCTGCTGTTCAAGTGGCTGCCCGATCTAGAATCAACCAG GCATCTCTGATGACCCACTCTCGGACTGACAGTGAACGTCCCCACAGTCTGAGTTTGCTCTCTTCTGCTCACCTGCTCACACAGATCAGCCCGTCTCCATGGAAACACTCGCAAGAGCTTGAGCCAGGCTGGACCACAAAA ATCACAGCACTGAATCTTGATGGTCTGCGGTTAACCCGACTCAGTAATCTTGAACGACTGGTGAATCTTCGCTGGGCTTCATTTGACATTAATGAATTAACTCGAATTGAGGGTCTGGAACACTGTACCCTACTGGAGGAACTTTCCCTTAATAACAACAGTATTAGCAGACTGGAAG GTTTGTGTGCGATGCATCGTCTGACTCGTCTGAGCATTAACAGCAACCACTTACAGTGTTTAGATGGGGATGTTTTGGACCAGTTACCCAACCTTCACTTCCTGTCTGTAGAGAACAACATCATCTCATCTCTGCATGGGCTGCAAAGGTCACGGTCCTTATTCGAGCTGTATGTCGGCAATAATGACATCAGCACCACCCGAGACATATACCACTTAAAG GCACTGTCTAGTTTAATTATTCTGGATCTGTATGGGAACCCCCTTGTAAACAAACTGGAGAACTACAGGATCTACATGGTTTTCCATCTTCCTTCACTCAAAGCACTGGATGGAGTAGCTGTG GAAACATGTGAATCAGAAACTGCTAAGGACGTGTTTGAAGGGCGGCTCAATGCAGATATGGTTGCTGAGAAGCTGGGCTATACCAACTACAGAGACCTGTCAGAACTCAACCTGCAGTCTAGCTCAGTCAA AATGGTGGATCTTGCTCCTGCTGATTTGTTCAGTAATTTACGCAGTATTAATCTAGATCACAATAACCTCACCTCATTCAGCGGTCTCATCTTCCTGCCCAACATTAAG GTGTTGTCTCTGAACTATAATCACATTGAGTCAGTTCTGCCACGTCAAAAAGTTCAGAGTCACATGAGCAACAAGCAGATTCTCCATCATAAAGTCAGTTCCAGTGGATATGGGCAGCAGAACAGCAGGCCCAGcag GGAGGGATTATCTGATAATCTGGAGCCTCTGATGTCCAGTTTAGAGGTTTTGCATTTAGGTTATAATGGTATATCCAACTTGATCAATCTACAAATTAGCCGACTCACTAACCTCAGAGCACTGTTTCTACAAG GGAATGATATCAGTCAGGTAGATGGATTGGATGGTCTGCAGAAATTACGTGAATTGGTTCTGGATCGAAATCGAATTAAATCTTTGAGTGAGAACTCATTCTGTGGACAGGGAGTTCTGCTGGATTTGCACTTGGCAGAGAATCGAATCCGTGAACTGAACCACCTTCAGCCTCTCACTGAGCTCCGGAGACTGTTCTTGGACATGAACAAAATACTG GACATTTTAGAGCTGGAGAAACTGGAGGTGCTTCCTTCCCTCATGGAACTGTCTGTAGTGGGCAATCca gtggCTCGCCGGTCACTGCACAGGCCAGCAGCTGTACTGCATCTGTCTACACTGCAGGTTCTGGATGGCATGACAGTCACCCTGGAAGAAAGAACCAGAGCAGAGCTTTTAAATAATGAAGCACAG GGTTCTAGTTCAGGTGGTGAAGTGACTTTACCCGGTTTGGTACCATTGGTGACCCGACCGGCTCCTTTAAGAGGTGCAGGAATGCACTCACTCATACCTGATCAGCAAGACGACACACATGATACCAGCAGAT GA